A single window of Gambusia affinis linkage group LG18, SWU_Gaff_1.0, whole genome shotgun sequence DNA harbors:
- the chd3 gene encoding chromodomain-helicase-DNA-binding protein 3, which produces MSSPLRSCEEDEGMVVNSEGGDFDEEDNEDDGELDENASDINSPAAPRETATPPAAPAATAVVSVPSSPPPLPPHLHWELQESFQFITLVGLSESPSPACMQRPPPGVSSADRTAARLGGNHRGSGVRRRKMMSDREVPRRKEKTQRRNLPNKESMKIDSDVERISDRERDYGENSDSIASDYGSGEKKKKKKKKRRRKWTPPRPMIAKKNPKIPMSKMMTILGAKWREFSSNNPFKGNAAAVAAAAAAAAIAVAEQVSAATTSPEPPPQPPPIRKAKTKEGKGPGYKKRSKSPRVPDKKKALSKAKKMAPIRIKLLPIAGKRKKSCSSDDMDEEESEQEDSSVHSSSVRSDSSGRVKKNKRGRPAKKKKKGPGEEEGDGYETDHQDYCEVCQQGGEIILCDTCPRAYHLVCLEPELDKAPEGKWSCPHCEKEGIQWEAKDEDFEDFEEDSEDRVISEVSIGVPAGAEEEEDDHMEFCRVCKDGGELLCCDTCTSSYHIHCLNPPLPEIPNGEWLCPRCTCPPIKGRVQKILHWRWGEPPPPIPVPLPPDAPPDAPPLPPMKGRAEREFFVKLTSQSYWHCTWITELQLEIFHSVMYRNYQRKTDMDEPPSLDYGSGAEDENGVGKSEKRRAKDPHYALLEDKYYKYGIKPEWMMIHRIINHSVDKKGMYHYLVKWKDLTYDQCTWERDDMDVPDFELHKANYWRHRDNILKEDPDKPRKMTSKEGDGEEEESLPSPLTDGTDTILADEMGLGKTIQTIVFLYSLFKEGHTKGPFLVSAPLSTIINWEREFEMWAPDFYVVTYTGDKDSRAIIRENEFTFDDSIKAGKKAFKLRREAPIKFHVLLTSYELVTIDQTALKSIDWACLVVDEAHRLKNNQSKFFRRLNDYKIDYKLLLTGTPLQNNLEELFHLLNFLTPNRFNNLEGFLEEFADISKEDQIKKLHDLLGPHMLRRLKADVFKNMPAKTELIVRVELSPMQKKYYKLILTKNFEALNSKGGGNQVSLLNIMMDLKKCCNHPYLFPVASMEAQKTPSGAYEGSALTKASGKLTLLQKMLRKLKDQGHRVLVFSQMTKMLDLLEDFLDYEGYKYERIDGGITGALRQEAIDRFNAPGACQFCFLLSTRAGGLGINLATADTVIIFDSDWNPHNDIQAFSRAHRIGQANKVMIYRFVTRASVEERITQVAKRKMMLTHLVVRPGLGSKAGSMTKQELDDILKFGTEELFKDEGEGMKNNSRDKVEDEGSVIHYDSTAIERLLDRSQDATDDSDVQNMNEYLSSFKVAQYMVREEDKIEEIEREIIKQEENVDPDYWEKLLRHHYEQQQEDLASKLGKGKRNRKPVNYNDAAQEDQDNQSEYSVGSEEEDEDFDDRPEGRRQSRRQLRNEKDKPLPPLLARVGGNIEVLGFNTRQRKAFLNAVMRWGMPSQDAFSSQWLVRDLRGKTEKEFKAYVSLFMRHLCEPVADGAETFADGVPREGLCRQLVLTRIGVMSLVKKKIQEFEHINGRWSLPELKPEVTVDKSSSRASSPAAKTATPTPDASFNNTPCTSKPATPAPSERLEKNGKEGEKEEEKGDAEASAEREKVKEKEQQKEADGNKTGDAEELSSSTKESSQKASPCQKMDGKEERTTKEDDMEESIESSAATSEENKQQEDSKEETKQNTDVTERKSEGDKPGEDKDKEKRDEMRTSSEAAEARDKTEASDLKREEVKGERDAGKEIKAAKEETTKGNGKPQTERPRFMFNIADGGFTELHTLWQNEERAAISSGKMNEIWHRRHDFWLLAGIVVHGYARWQDIQNDPQFAIVNEPFKSQANKGNFLEMKNKFLARRFKLLEQALVIEEQLRRAAYLNMTQDPSHPAMALNARFAEVECLAESHQHLSKESLAGNKPANAVLHKVLNQLEELLSDMKADVTRLPATLSRVPPIAARLQMSERSILSRLASKGTETHTPPPIPPGPYATPQNYGAPFTPAPPSALHMGGANYSQMPPGSFISEAAAAAAAAGATWGAAGGAAGGSTAAGVFQKTKEHDVMQRQRVVDLWKDGKSEGAIGLELRMPKSTVHSIIVKYRLSNTVENLPRNGRPKKP; this is translated from the exons ATGTCCTCTCCTCTCCGCTCCTGCGAGGAAGACGAGGGCATGGTGGTTAATTCCGAGGGAGGAGATTTTGATGAAGAAGACAACGAGGACGACGGAGAGCTGGACGAGAACGCAAGCGACATAAACTCGCCGGCGGCGCCTCGGGAAACTGCAACACCACCAGCCGCGCCAG CGGCCACAGCGGTGGTCTCGGTCCCCTCTTCTCCACCACCGCTACCCCCACATCTCCATTGGGAATTGCAGGAGTCGTTCCAGTTCATTACACTGGTGGGCCTCTCTGAATCACCGAGCCCTGCGTGCATGCAGCGGCCGCCCCCCGGCGTTTCGTCGGCGGACCGCACTGCTGCACGGCTAGGCGGGAATCACAGAGGCTCCGGagtgaggaggag GAAGATGATGTCGGATCGAGAGGTCCCAAGAAGAAAGGAGaagacacaaagaagaaacCTGCCAAACAAAGAAAGCATGAAGATT GACAGCGATGTAGAGCGAAtctcagacagagaaagagactATGGTGAAAACTCAGACAGCATCGCCAGTGATTATGGCTCTGgcgagaaaaagaaaaagaagaaaaaaaagagaagaagaaaa TGGACTCCTCCCAGGCCAATGATAGCCAAGAAGAACCCGAAGATCCCCATGTCGAAGATGATGACCATCCTGGGGGCCAAGTGGAGGGAGTTCAGCTCCAACAACCCCTTCAAAGGCAACGCCGCTGCCGTCgcagccgccgccgccgctgccgccATCGCTGTCGCTGAGCAGGTCTCTGCAGCAACCACCTCGCCCGAGCCGCCGCCTCAGCCGCCGCCCATTAGAAAGGCCAAGACGAAAGAGGGCAAAG GTCCAGGATATAAAAAGCGCAGTAAAAGTCCTAGAGTGCCTGACAAGAAGAAAGCCCTATCTAAAGCTAAAAAGATGGCTCCCATCCGTATTAAACTATTACCAATAGCtgggaagaggaagaagagctgctct AGCGACGACATGGATGAGGAAGAGTCTGAGCAGGAGGACTCCAGCGTTCACAGCTCCTCCGTTCGCTCCGACAGCTCTGGCCGAGTGAAAAAGAACAAGCGGGGACGGCCtgccaagaagaagaagaaag GTCCAGGTGAGGAAGAAGGCGACGGCTATGAGACGGATCACCAGGACTACTGTGAGGTGTGTCAGCAGGGCGGAGAGATCATCCTGTGCGACACCTGTCCTCGAGCGTACCACCTCGTGTGCCTCGAGCCTGAGCTGGACAAGGCCCCCGAGGGCAAGTGGAGCTGCCCGCATTGT GAAAAAGAGGGAATCCAATGGGAGGCGAAAGACGAAGACTTTGAGGACTTCGAGGAGGACAGCGAGGACAGAGTGATATCCGAGGTCAGCATCGGGGTTCCCGCCGgcgcggaggaggaggaggacgaccACATGGAGTTCTGTCGGGTGTGCAAGGACGGCGGCGAACTGTTGTGCTGCGACACGTGCACGTCCTCCTACCACATCCACTGTCTGAACCCTCCGCTGCCCGAGATCCCCAACGGAGAGTGGCTCTGTCCGCGATGCACG TGCCCGCCAATCAAAGGAAGGGTCCAGAAGATCCTCCACTGGAGGTGGGGCGAGCCTCCTCCTCCCATTCCTGTCCCGCTGCCCCCTGACGCTCCTCCCGATGCCCCTCCACTGCCGCCAATGAAGGGCAGAGCTGAGAGGGAGTTTTTTGTCAAGCTAACCAGCCAGTCGTACTGGCACTGCACCTGGATCACCGAGCTGCAG CTGGAGATCTTCCACTCGGTGATGTACAGAAACTACCAGAGGAAGACCGACATGGACGAGCCCCCCAGCCTGGACTACGGATCGGGCGCAGAGGACGAGAACGGAGTGGGCAAGAGCGAGAAGAGGCGGGCCAAAGATCCCCACTACGCCCTGCTGGAAGACAAATACTACAAATACGGCATCAAGCCCGAGTGGATGATGATTCACCGCATCATAAACCACAG CGTGGATAAAAAGGGGATGTACCACTACCTGGTAAAGTGGAAAGATCTGACCTATGACCAGTGCACCTGGGAGAGAGATGACATGGATGTGCCCGACTTTGAACTCCACAAGGCCAACTACTGGAGACACAG GGACAACATCTTGAAGGAAGACCCCGATAAACCCAGGAAAATGACGAGCAAGGAGGGAGAcggtgaggaggaggagtctCTGCCCTCCCCACTCACAGAT GGCACCGACACCATCCTGGCAGATGAAATGGGTCTGGGGAAAACCATCCAGACAATCGTCTTTCTCTATTCACTGTTCAAGGAG gGCCACACTAAGGGTCCCTTCCTGGTCAGTGCGCCCCTCTCCACTATTATAAACTGGGAGAGGGAGTTCGAGATGTGGGCGCCCGATTTTTACGTGGTGACATACACGGGAGACAAAGACAGCCGAGCCATCATCAGAGAGAACGAGTTCACGTTCGACGACTCCATCAAAGCCGGAAAGAAGGCCTTCAAACTCAGG CGCGAAGCTCCCATTAAATTTCACGTCCTTCTGACCTCCTATGAGTTGGTGACCATCGATCAGACGGCGCTCAAGTCCATCGACTGGGCGTGTCTGGTGGTGGACGAGGCTCACCGCCTCAAAAACAACCAGTCCAAG TTCTTCAGGCGTTTAAATGACTACAAAATTGACtacaagctgctgctgactgggACTCCCCTGCAGAACAACCTCGAAGAGTTGTTTCACCTGCTCAACTTCCTCACCCCGAATCGCTTTAA CAACCTAGAGGGCTTCCTGGAGGAGTTCGCCGACATCTCCAAAGAGGACCAGATCAAGAAGCTCCACGACCTGCTGGGGCCTCACATGCTGCGGAGGCTCAAGGCCGACGTGTTTAAGAACATGCCGGCGAAGACCGAGCTGATTGTCAGAGTGGAGCTGAGTCCCATGCAGAA gaagtactACAAGTTGATTCTGACCAAGAACTTCGAGGCTCTGAACTCGAAAGGCGGAGGAAACCAGGTGTCTCTGCTCAACATCATGATGGACCTGAAGAAGTGCTGCAACCACCCGTACCTCTTCCCCGTCGCCTCCATG GAAGCCCAGAAAACACCCAGCGGGGCGTACGAAGGCTCGGCCCTCACCAAGGCCTCTGGGAAGCTGACGCTGCTGCAGAAGATGCTGAGGAAGCTGAAAGATCAGGGGCATCGAGTGCTGGTCTTCTCACAG atGACTAAAATGCTGGATTTATTAGAAGATTTTCTGGACTACGAGGGTTACAAGTACGAGAGGATTGACGGAGGCATCACAGGCGCCCTGAGACAAGAGGCCATCGACAGATTCAACG CTCCCGGAGCGTGTCAGTTTTGCTTCTTGCTCTCCACCAGAGCCGGAGGTCTGGGCATAAACCTGGCTACGGCCGACACGGTCATCATCTTTGACTCTGACTGGAACCCCCACAACGACATTCAG GCGTTCAGCAGAGCTCATCGCATCGGGCAAGCCAACAAGGTGATGATCTACCGCTTTGTGACGCGAGCCAGCGTGGAGGAGCGCATCACCCAGGTAGCCAAAAGGAAGATGATGCTGACCCACCTGGTGGTGCGGCCAGGTCTGGGATCCAAGGCCGGCTCCATGACGAAGCAGGAGCTGGATGACATCCTCAAGTTTGGGACGGAGGAGCTCTTCAAGGATGAAGGAGAAG GTATGAAGAACAACTCTCGGGACAAAGTCGAGGATGAGGGCAGCGTCATTCACTACGACAGCACCGCCATCGAGAGGCTGCTGGATCGCAGCCAAGACGCCACGGACGACTCGGACGTCCAGAACATGAACGAGTACCTGAGCTCCTTTAAGGTTGCCCAGTACATGGTCCGAGAGGAGGACAAG ATTGAGGAGATCGAGCGGGAGATCATCAAGCAGGAGGAGAACGTGGACCCGGATTACTGGGAGAAGCTGCTGCGGCATCACTacgagcagcagcaggaggaccTGGCCAGCAAGCTAGGTAAAGGGAAGAGGAACCGCAAGCCTGTGAACTACAACGACGCTGCGCAGGAAGACCAAG ATAACCAGTCCGAATACTCCGTGGGCTccgaggaggaggatgaggactTCGACGATCGGCCAGAAG GTCGGAGGCAGTCACGTCGTCAGCTGAGGAATGAGAAAGATAAACCTCTGCCTCCTCTTCTGGCCAGAGTGGGAGGCAACATAGAG GTTCTTGGTTTCAACACACGGCAGCGCAAAGCTTTCCTGAACGCGGTGATGCGTTGGGGTATGCCATCTCAGGACGCGTTCTCATCTCAGTGGCTCGTTAGGGACCTCAGGGGAAAAACTGAGAAGGAATTCAA AGCTTACGTGTCTCTCTTCATGCGTCACCTGTGCGAGCCGGTCGCCGACGGGGCCGAGACGTTTGCCGACGGCGTCCCGAGGGAGGGCTTGTGTCGGCAGCTCGTCCTGACGCGTATCGGCGTCATGTCTCTGGTCAAGAAGAAG ATCCAAGAGTTTGAGCACATCAACGGACGGTGGAGCCTTCCGGAGCTCAAACCCGAGGTCACCGTTGACAAATCCTCCTCCCGGGCCTCCTCTCCCGCCGCAAAGACCGCGACTCCCACGCCCGACGCAAGCTTCAACAACACGCCATGCACCTCGAAGCCAG cgacTCCTGCTCCGTCGGAGAGGCTGGAGAAGAACGGGAAGGAGGgtgaaaaggaggaggagaagggggACGCTGAGGCCTCCGCAGAAAGGGAGAAAGTGAAGGAGaaggagcagcagaaagaggCAGACGGCAACAAGACCGGCGACGCTGAGGAG CTTTCATCCTCGACAAAAGAATCGTCGCAGAAGGCGTCTCCGTGTCAAAAGATGGACGGCAAAGAAGAGAGGACCACCAAAGAGGATGACATGGAGGAATCGATCGAGTCTTCAGCCGCTACATCAGAGGAGAACAAACAACAAGAGGACAGTAAAGAGGAGACCAAACAAAACACCGACGTCACAGAAAGGAAGTCAG AGGGAGACAAGCCTGGGGAGGACAAGGACAAAGAAAAGAGGGATGAAATGCGAACATCTTCAGAGGCAGCAGAAGCCAGGGACAAAACCGAGGCGTCCGACCTGAAGAGAG AAGAGGTCAAAGGCGAAAGGGATGCTGGGAAAGAGATCAAAGCAGCCAAGGAGGAGACGACAAAGGGTAATGGGAAGCCTCAGACCGAACGGCCGCGCTTTATGTTCAACATCGCAGACGGCGGCTTCACAG agCTGCACACTCTCTGGCAGAACGAGGAGCGGGCCGCCATCTCCTCGGGTAAGATGAACGAGATCTGGCACCGTCGACACGACTTCTGGCTGCTGGCGGGAATCGTGGT ACACGGCTACGCTCGTTGGCAGGACATCCAGAACGATCCACAGTTCGCAATCGTCAATGAGCCGTTCAAGTCGCAGGCGAATAAAGGAAACTTcttggaaatgaaaaacaagtttttggCTCGGCGTTTTAAG CTGCTGGAGCAGGCGCTGGTGATCGAGGAGCAGTTGCGGCGGGCGGCGTACCTAAACATGACCCAGGACCCGAGCCACCCGGCCATGGCGCTCAACGCTCGCTTCGCTGAGGTGGAGTGCCTGGCGGAGTCGCACCAGCACCTCAGCAAGGAGTCGCTGGCAGGGAACAAGCCAGCCAACGCTGTTCTGCACAAAG
- the naa38 gene encoding N-alpha-acetyltransferase 38, NatC auxiliary subunit, which translates to MIEENGPSAHEQPEVSSSSQARQKLEGLLNKNMRIRMTDGRTLVGLFLCTDRDCNVILGSAQEFLKSSDTFSQGEPRVLGLAMIPGHHVVSIEVEADSLEDVDGFGANH; encoded by the exons ATGATTGAGGAAAATGGTCCTTCGGCACAT GAGCAGCCCGAAGTGTCCTCCTCTTCCCAGGCCAGACAGAAACTTGAGGGGCTCCTTAACAAGAACATGAGGATCCGCATGACAGACGGACGGACACTGGTGGGTCTCTTCCTCTGCACGGATCGGGACTGCAATGTGATCCTGGGCTCGGCTCAGGAGTTCCTCAAATCCTCAG ACACTTTCTCCCAGGGTGAACCCAGAGTCCTGGGCCTGGCCATGATCCCCGGTCACCACGTGGTATCCATCGAGGTGGAGGCCGACAGCCTGGAGGACGTAGATGGGTTTGGAGCCAACCACTGA